A window of Calliopsis andreniformis isolate RMS-2024a chromosome 3, iyCalAndr_principal, whole genome shotgun sequence contains these coding sequences:
- the Bmm gene encoding brummer produces the protein MNLSFAGCGFLGIYHVGVAVCFKKYAPHLLLDKISGASAGAIAACCLLCDLPLGEITSNVLRVAREARQRTLGPFSPSFNVQEILLESLQKFLPHDAHIRVSGKLHISLTRVYDGKNVIVSQFSSREDLLQALLASAFIPVVSGLLPPRFHGVRYIDGGFSDNLPTLDENTITVSPFCGESDICPRDVSSQLFHVNVANTSIELSRQNIYRFARILFPPNPEILSNMCTQGFDDALRFLHRNNLLNCTRCVAVQSTFVVSETLDENMEYDPECAECKMHRQEALVSKLPETLMTIFQDAIDSANKGLVNWLFKHRSVKLLSLLSLPYTLPADVVCATVTKFMLTVPKLRRNLLELRTFFLNQLSMLFPKLNIYYQHIPQTIRCHLAITEYGSSIYNKETEETDNLYKSQTNLNLTLKYNELQPWNDHSNNAKCIINMSDISIVDDTFENILQVTTDQEAVMAYYYMDDNNKVKVTEIFDVTDSESQAMLSLEEVENNTKLQFDEWDEPSWLSQHTLNDVITESLYTDRNQESIDNLSDISLEDMLNGSNISSDPESEWAENKDLQTIQVLNPDSRPEVDQPSLNI, from the exons ATGAATTTATCGTTTGCTGGTTGTGGCTTTCTCGGTATATACCACGTTGGTGTGGCGGTGTGCTTCAAGAAATACGCTCCACACTTGTTGTTGGATAAGATTAGTGGTGCATCGGCTGGTGCTATCGCCGCTTGTTGCCTCCTTTGTGACTTACCCCTCG GTGAAATTACGAGTAATGTATTACGAGTTGCACGTGAAGCGAGGCAACGAACTCTTGGCCCATTTAGTCCCTCGTTTAACGTGCAAGAAATATTGTTAGAAAGCTTACAAAAG TTTCTGCCACACGATGCTCACATTCGAGTGAGCGGTAAGCTGCATATCTCCTTGACGagagtatatgatggaaaaaatgtaatTGTTTCACAATTCTCTTCTAGAGAAGATTTATTGCAG GCACTGCTAGCAAGTGCATTTATTCCAGTTGTTTCTGGTTTGTTGCCACCAAGATTCCACGGCGTTAGATATATTGATGGTGGTTTTAGTGATAATTTGCCTACACTTGATGAAAACACTATTACTGTTAGTCCTTTCTGTGGTGAAAGTGATATCTGTCCCAGAGATGTTTCTTCACAACTTTTCCAT GTCAATGTTGCAAATACAAGCATTGAACTTTCAAGACAAAATATATACAGGTTCGCGAGGATACTTTTCCCGCCTAATCCGGag ATACTTTCAAATATGTGCACGCAAGGATTTGATGATGCCTTAAGATTCCTTCATCGTAATAATCTACTGAATTGCACCCGATGCGTGGCCGTACAATCTACATTTGTAGTCTCAGAAACTCTTGATGAGAACATGGAATATGATCCCGAATGTGCAGAATGTAAAATGCATAGACAG GAAGCATTAGTATCTAAGTTACCAGAAACACTTATGACCATATTCCAAGATGCAATTGATTCTGCTAATAAAGGCCTTGTTAATTGGTTATTCAAACATCGAAGTGTAAAGTTACTATCCTTGCTTAGCTTACCATACACATTGCCAGCAGATGTAGTGTGTGCAACTGTTACAAA gTTTATGCTGACTGTTCCTAAATTACGAAGAAATTTGTTAGAGTTAAGAACCTTCTTCTTGAATCAATTAAGCATGTTGTTTCCTAaacttaatatatattatcaacaTATACCACAAACTATTAGGTGTCACTTAGCTATTACAGAATATGGTTCAA GTATATATAATAAGGAAACCGAAGAAACTGATAATTTGTACAAAAGTCAAACAAATCTAAATTTAACtttaaaatataatgaatt ACAACCATGGAATGATCACAGTAATAATGCGAAATGCATAATAAACATGTCTGACATTTCCATTGTCGATGATACTTTTGAGAATATACTTCAA GTCACTACGGACCAAGAAGCTGTGATGGCATATTACTATATGGATGATAATAACAAAGTTAAAGTCACAGAGATATTCGATGTTACAGACTCAGAATCACAGGCAATGTTATCTCTAGAAGAAGTTGAGAATAACACAAAGTTGCAATTCGATGAATGGGATGAACCCTCATGGTTATCTCAGCACACACTTAATGATG TTATTACTGAATCTTTATACACTGATAGAAATCAAGAAAGCATAGATAATTTATCAGATATTTCTCTAGAAGATATGTTGAATGGCTCAAACATTTCTTCTGATCCAGAAAGTGAGTGGGCAGAGAATAAAGATTTACAAACAATACAAGTTCTTAATCCAGATAGTCGACCAGAAGTGGATCAACCATCATTAAATATAtaa